The segment GCCATCCGGCGGCGTCGGCGGGGCGGTCAATCAGCCAACTGCACGACAGCACTGCGACAAAAAGGAAGATCATCGTGGATGCCAGAAAACCCAGCGGTTCCAGCAGCACGATATACCCCAGAAGCAGCGCGCAGGTGGCGGTGACGCCCAGCGTTTCGGCCATGCCGATGTTGTCCGTGCCATCGCTTGGGTCGCGCAGCGCGCGCAGATCGTTTAAGAGCACCGCCAGCAGGAACAGGATCGCGAGGATCATGACGCCCGCCGGAAAATCGCCGGGCCCGACCTGTCCGGGGCCAAAGGCCTCGGGCAGCGATATGGCCTCCATCAGGCCCCAGGCCATCGTCGCAAGAAGCACAAGGTCGAAGACGATCCGCCCCGAAATCAGTCTCATGGGATCTCCAGACTTGATAGGAAAAGACCCCCGCAGCATGGGCGACGAGGGCTTGCAGGGATTACTGTTTTGCGACCGATCGCGTCAGCGGCAGAAAGAGATCGGACCCGTCCTGAACGAACTGCTCAAGCCCTTCGCCGTAGAGCGGCGCAAGCTCGACGCCGAGGTTCTGGACCGCTTTCTGGAAACCTTCGTCCTGGATAGCCTTTTGCAGCGCGGTTTCCCATGCGGCGATCACCGCGGGATCGACGCCCGCCGGTGCGGCAATGCCGCGCCATTGGTCCCCAGTTACCTTAACGCCCAGGTCCGAAAAGACGGGAACGTCGGGCAAGAGAGAGCTGGTGCCGGTGGCGGCTACGGGGATGAGTCCGCCCTCACCCTCGATCGCCGATACGACGTCGGAGGGTGACAGAACGACCCCGTCGATATGCCCGCCAAGCGCGGCTGCCGTCGCTTCGGAACCACCGCCATAAGGTACGAAACTTACCTGAACCCCCAGCGCGTCGGCGATGGCCATCGTCATGATGTGCGAGGACGACCCGACGCCCGCAAAGCCGAGCGTCACTTTGTTTTCCTTGGCGTAGTCCACAAAGGACTGCAGATCCGACCAGTTGTCGGACTGGCCGAGCGTGAGGACGTAAGGTTCGGTCACGAGGCGCGCGATGTAGTCGAAATCATCGACTTCGAAGGCCACGTTGCCCATGCCCACCAGCGTGTAAAAGGCATTGTTGGGGATCGTGACTGTGTAGCCGTCGGGATCGGCGGTGAGGGTCTGCGCAAGGCCGACAGCCCCTCCGCCACCGGCGACGTTGCGCACGGCGACATCGGTGCCGAACGCCGCTTCCAGTGGGCCTTCAAGTGCGCGCACGAAATTATCTGTCCCGCCGCCCGCGCCGTAGGGCACGATGATGGTGATGGTGTCGCTTGGGAAGTTCTCCTGCGCGGCAAGCGGTGCGGTCAGTGCGCCGAATACCAGAACGGCAGTTGCCGTAGTTAGCTTGAGCATGGTGTATCTCCTCCTCGAGATGTAAAAAACAGTCTTAGCGCCGGGGCGCTCAGTCGCAGGTTCGCCCGCTGACGCGCCGTGTCAGATCGCTTCGTGACAGGACCGTGTCGTTCAGCCCGGCGCCAAGACCCGGACCGTCCAGCGAATGGATGTGGCCGTCGACCACCTTGGGGACGTCGGTCATGACCTCCCGGTAGAACCCGTCGAGATGGGAGCGCACGGTTTCTGCCATCAGTGCGTTCGGCATCGCCGCCATGAGCTGCAGGTTGGCCAGAAGCGTCACCGGACCGGTGCAGTCGTGCGGTGCGATGGTGCGGTCGTGGGCCAGGGCCAGATGCGCGATGCGTTGTCCTTCGGTCAGACCGCCGATCCAGGCCATGTCGAAATTGGCCACGTCTATAGTGCCGCGCCCGAACATGTCGCGGTACCAGGGCAAGGAGCCAAGGTTCTCTGACCCCGCGAGTCGGGTTCCGGAGGCAGCAGCATAGCGGGCAAGGTCGTCGCCATTGTCGAGCTTGATCGGGTCTTCCTGCCAGAAGATGCCGTAATCCTCAGTGGCGCGGGCGATTTCGAGCGCGGCGGGCAGTTGCCAGAGGCCGTGATACTCGATCATGATGTCCATCGCGTCGCCGGCTTCGTTGCGGATCTGTTCGATCCCCCACAACGCGTCCTTCATCTGCGCGGCCGAAATCGTCTGGCCGCGGCTTTCGCGGGCGTGGACATCAAAAGGCCAGATCTTCATGGCCGTTATCCCCTCGTCCAGCAGCTCGCGCGCAAGCCTTGCGGGTTCGAACACCTGCATCAAGAGGTCTTCGCTCCGCGAGATGTTGGTGGGCGAGGGATCAGCGCGGCTATAGATCTGGCTATCGTATCCGGTGCGAACCTGATTGTTGTAGTTCGAGTTGGCGCAGGTGTTGTAAAGGCGCAGCCGGTCATGGACCTTGCCACCCAGAAGCGTCGTGATCGACTGTCCGAGCGACTGCCCCCACAGATCCCACAGCGCGATATCTACCGCTGAATTGCCACGGATCTCGACCGAGCGGGTGGGGAAGCCCTGAAAACGGTTGCCGACCTCGTGACGCAGCGCGTGTGAAATGGCAGTGCGCGCCATCGGGTCGCGACCAATCACGGCAGGCGCGCACGTCTCGTGGATATAGGCCACGACGGCCTGCGGATTGCGAAACGTCTCTCCCAGGCCGATCAGCCCCTCATCCGTGTGAAGACGCACCCAGACGAGATTGCTGAACTCCTCGATCTGGATTGTTTCGAGTCCGATTATGCGCATGGCGTGCCTTCCCCCCCTCGTCTTTGCAGCGGTGCCGCGACACAAACCTATTTGTTACTATTAGTCAATATGGGTAATGCGCATTGTCCGATGGTTCCATTCTGTCCGGAGATTTGCCTTGATTTCCAGTGATCTCTGTTCGATGGTACTCAAATCAATATTTACATGTCTGGTCAAAATGCTTCAGGATCTGCCGTCCCATGCCCACGCTATGCTGTCCGATATGCTCGACGCGCCGGAATGGACGTCTGGCGGCAAGCTTCCACCCGAAACGGAGCTTGCCGTCCGTGTCGGAGTCTCCCGTCCGGTTTTGCGCAAGGCGATCGCGCGACTGCGCGAGGAAGGGCGAATCATTTCCCGGCGCGGTTCGGGCAATTTCGTGCAGCCCCGGGTGATAATCGGCACACCGGATGTCGAATTTCGCACGCTGTCGATTCAGACCGTCCACGACATGAAACACTGCATGCGATTTCGACAGATCGTCGAGATTGCGGCGGCCGAGGATGCTGCCCGGATCGCGGACCCTGTGGCGATCGAAGCGGTGGCTGCGGCGAACGCGGCGCTGGCGGCCAATGTGGACACGAGTATCTTCGACGCCGATTTCGCGTTCCATATGGCCATCGCGAACGCCTCGAAGAATGCCTATTATCAAGTTGCGCTCGGCACACTGCGCAACCAGATCGCGCTGGGAATCGAATTCGGCCGAAAACTGCGCGGCGTGTCGCCAAACGAGGTATCCCGGCGCGTCGTCGACGAGCACGAGGAAATCATCGCGGCCCTGCGCACCGGCGATGTGAGCCGCGTGCGGGGCGCGACCGAAAAGCACCTGGCGCAGGGCATAAAGCGACTGTTCGGCGAGGATGGCTGAGGTGGAGTAGTTCAGGCGGCATTGTCAGGTTGTTTTTGTCGGCTGCGCAGGTGCCGACCGGTATCGCTTCAAGCGGTCAGTTTATCGGCATATTCCTTCCATTGAAGAAATCCCGCGGTCCGCTTGTGGCGATAGGTGGTAGCGGTGATCTAGAGGCGGCCGGGCGGAACAGGTTTACGGTTTCGTCGTGGACGGCTAGAAATCTCTGGGCTTGGCGGGCTGATTTGAAACGCCCTTGTATCTGCTCTCGTTTCCGCGTCCGCTTGTGCGACCCTTCGATACGATTCATTAGACCTTTGTGCGCCCGGTGATCCGCGTCCAAAGCGAGCTTACGCAAGGCGGCTCCGTAGCTGCGAAGTTTGTCCGTTACAATGACCCTCGGCACGCCCCAACGTGCAATAAACCTTGAAATGAACCGCATGGCGGCACGGGTATTTCGGCGCGGTTGAACCAGAATGGCGAGCGGTTCACCGTTACTATCCACCGCACGCCAAAGCCAATGCTTCACACCTCGGATCGAAATCACCACTTCATCCAAGTGCCATTTTTCGACGGATTTCCCACGCGCAGCCCTGACCTGCTTTGCAATCTGAAGTCCGAATGCTCCGACCCGGGCCCGGACGGTTTCGTAATTCACGATTACACCTCGCGCGGCGAGCAAATCTTCAACGTCTTGCAGGCGAAGGGCAAAGCGGTGATCCGCCCAAACCGCATAGGAAATGATAGAAAGCGGGAAGCGATAGCCCTTAAGACGGGGCTGAAAAATCTGGCTGATCATGATCACGCGCTAAGCATCTTCGAGATGCCCGCAGCCCGCGCAACAACTTGACGATACCAGCCGCTGATGTCCGCCACAGCTAATCATTCGCTCAGCGCGCATAATCTGACGCGCTTCTGGCAGCCAATTCAAGCATGCTCCCCAATAATCGAGCGAGTTGTCTGCACGGCTGAAGCCAGCGCCGCCGGATTTCCATTTCCGATGCCAAGTTGCGCGAGATCCAGCGCAAGCTGCGACCACAAAGAGTGACCAGCACCAGCCGCCGCGCGGGCAGCGCGCCCACGCGATTGGGAACCACTGGCCTGTTTAAACTGCCGGTTAACACCTCTCGTTACGTGTGAAGGATCTTCTTTCGCCATCCCAGCCGCCTTCAAATTCCTCATCTGACCCGCATGCAGCACCTTCAGCGCTGGGTCGTCGAAATACTTGATCCGCCGCGCCCGGATCGGCATCTGTGCGTCGATCACGAGGACCACTTCGTCAAGATCCATGCGCCGGACCTGATCCTCTGTCAGGAGCGGTGTGTCCTCAGTTCGCTCAGAGACGCTATGGCCCGGAAAGGGGGAGTGGGAAAACCACGCTCTCGCGCGCCTTGATCAGCGCGGCCGTTGCCGCCGGTCGCAGAGTGCTTTTGGTCGATACAGACAGCACGAGGATCCTTGGAGCCTGTCATGCTGTCGACCTCGGATTTTGACGTCGGCGCGCAGACTGCCGATTGGTTCGTGATCCTGAAAACCCGGGTTGACGATCCGAGCAATCTCCCGCGTCACCACGTCGTTCTGAACATGGTCGACCCTAAATCCACCAAGGCTGACGCGGCTCAGATCAAGGAGGCGCTCACCCGGTTTCCTTTGATCGAGACCGTGATGATGCGCCGCAACACGTACAAAGAGATGGATCAGAAAGGGCTTCTTCATGCTCTGGCGCTGGAAAAGCAGTCCGATCCCAACCCGCTGATGCGCCCGCATGTTCGTCATGTCGTCGAGGCCCTCGAGGAGGCAACCGACATACTCAATAACATTCTGGCGGCGTGAGGGCAGTCGATTGCAAAAGAAAATCCCGACCATCACGAGAGCTGATCCAACCTACTCCGCAGCGCTCCGACAGGGCGGCCGGGATATTCCGGAAAGGGGAGAGGTTGAATCCGGACCTGTGACTCCGAAACCCGCAACCGTAGCTGAGCCGGAGATACGAACCATTGATACCCAGATCGAAACGGCGGAGGTACCAAATACAGTCAACTCGGAAAGCACTGGCCGCAGTCCAGCTCCAAAACCTTCCGCGCTACCTCGGACCAAGAGCCCGACCCGGAAGATCGGCATCAGGGTCAATGCCCTCGAACGGCAGGAAGCGGCATTGCAGGCCTGTGGCGTCGAGCCCGCACGTCGCTGGCTGTCGAAGCCGCCACCCTCAGCTCATTTGCCTCGAGTGTCAGACTGCGGAATTTTACTCCGCGACGGTCAGATCATCCGACCGATTCCATGGGTATTTTGTCTCCGGGATTCACAGTTGGCGCGGCGGCGCTTTTGGCATGATGACGACAAGCACGAGATTGTCACATCGGTGTGGATTGGCGGTGCGAGAGTAACCTAAGTCGCGCTGCGTCATGAGATTTGACGACAACAGATTTTTGCATAGCGGCATGAGCGAAAGAAAAAGGGGCCTTTGGCCCCCTGCAAACCAGGCGGCGGTTTTGCGGCTGGCAGGACGCGCGCGATGTCCGCCCCCTCGCCTCAGCCCGAATGTTCCTGCAAGGGGTGTTGCGCGGCATGTCCAAGGGCCAGTTGGCGGCGGAGCTCCTCCATGAACGTCAGCAGCAGGCCGGAATGCGGCACGCCCTTGCGTGTCAGGA is part of the Puniceibacterium sp. IMCC21224 genome and harbors:
- a CDS encoding FadR/GntR family transcriptional regulator; the encoded protein is MLQDLPSHAHAMLSDMLDAPEWTSGGKLPPETELAVRVGVSRPVLRKAIARLREEGRIISRRGSGNFVQPRVIIGTPDVEFRTLSIQTVHDMKHCMRFRQIVEIAAAEDAARIADPVAIEAVAAANAALAANVDTSIFDADFAFHMAIANASKNAYYQVALGTLRNQIALGIEFGRKLRGVSPNEVSRRVVDEHEEIIAALRTGDVSRVRGATEKHLAQGIKRLFGEDG
- a CDS encoding tripartite tricarboxylate transporter TctB family protein, translating into MRLISGRIVFDLVLLATMAWGLMEAISLPEAFGPGQVGPGDFPAGVMILAILFLLAVLLNDLRALRDPSDGTDNIGMAETLGVTATCALLLGYIVLLEPLGFLASTMIFLFVAVLSCSWLIDRPADAAGWRRLSVSALVLALAGSGLTYAVFTYGFGLIFP
- a CDS encoding tripartite tricarboxylate transporter substrate binding protein, which codes for MLKLTTATAVLVFGALTAPLAAQENFPSDTITIIVPYGAGGGTDNFVRALEGPLEAAFGTDVAVRNVAGGGGAVGLAQTLTADPDGYTVTIPNNAFYTLVGMGNVAFEVDDFDYIARLVTEPYVLTLGQSDNWSDLQSFVDYAKENKVTLGFAGVGSSSHIMTMAIADALGVQVSFVPYGGGSEATAAALGGHIDGVVLSPSDVVSAIEGEGGLIPVAATGTSSLLPDVPVFSDLGVKVTGDQWRGIAAPAGVDPAVIAAWETALQKAIQDEGFQKAVQNLGVELAPLYGEGLEQFVQDGSDLFLPLTRSVAKQ
- a CDS encoding mandelate racemase/muconate lactonizing enzyme family protein produces the protein MRIIGLETIQIEEFSNLVWVRLHTDEGLIGLGETFRNPQAVVAYIHETCAPAVIGRDPMARTAISHALRHEVGNRFQGFPTRSVEIRGNSAVDIALWDLWGQSLGQSITTLLGGKVHDRLRLYNTCANSNYNNQVRTGYDSQIYSRADPSPTNISRSEDLLMQVFEPARLARELLDEGITAMKIWPFDVHARESRGQTISAAQMKDALWGIEQIRNEAGDAMDIMIEYHGLWQLPAALEIARATEDYGIFWQEDPIKLDNGDDLARYAAASGTRLAGSENLGSLPWYRDMFGRGTIDVANFDMAWIGGLTEGQRIAHLALAHDRTIAPHDCTGPVTLLANLQLMAAMPNALMAETVRSHLDGFYREVMTDVPKVVDGHIHSLDGPGLGAGLNDTVLSRSDLTRRVSGRTCD